From a region of the Pseudanabaena sp. ABRG5-3 genome:
- a CDS encoding glycosyltransferase, translated as MTHFGIISPGSTGPLHTMMPLGQELQKRGHRVTLFGILDTQPKALAAGIEFQAIGEAEFPLGITKKIFSELGELKGLAALQYTIKFLTLEAVTLLQEAPSKMKNLGVEALLVNQGASQGGTVADFLEIPFITVCSAVVLNREPSIPPFNTNWAYDPSWLGILRNKLGYQILNRVAQPITDVINDFRQKHGLPLYSHPNQRYSQLAQISQAPAAFEFPRQELPSHFHFTGPYHSASSRQPVSFPYEKLTGKPLIYASMGTLQNRLLGVFEDIATACADFDVQLVISLGGATKLESLPTLKGSPLVVEYAPQLEILQKSALMITHAGMNTSMECLMNGVPMVAIPVANDQPGVAARIVWSGCGEAIPLKKLNVSRLKTAIQKVLTEDSYKENAVRLQREIAESGGVKSAADIIEQAVSTGKPVLA; from the coding sequence ATGACACATTTTGGCATAATTTCCCCTGGTTCCACAGGACCTCTACACACGATGATGCCTCTGGGGCAAGAACTCCAAAAGCGCGGTCATCGTGTCACCCTATTTGGCATATTAGACACTCAACCCAAAGCACTAGCAGCAGGAATTGAATTTCAGGCGATCGGTGAAGCAGAATTCCCATTAGGAATTACTAAAAAAATCTTCTCAGAATTAGGAGAGCTTAAAGGACTAGCTGCTTTACAGTACACGATCAAATTTTTGACCTTAGAAGCGGTTACATTGTTGCAAGAAGCACCTTCTAAAATGAAAAACTTGGGCGTAGAGGCTTTATTGGTAAATCAAGGTGCATCGCAGGGCGGAACAGTTGCCGATTTTTTAGAAATTCCGTTTATCACCGTATGTAGTGCGGTGGTGTTGAATAGAGAGCCATCAATTCCTCCTTTTAATACGAACTGGGCTTATGATCCTAGCTGGTTAGGGATTTTACGCAATAAATTGGGCTATCAGATTCTTAATCGTGTTGCTCAACCAATTACCGATGTTATCAATGATTTTCGCCAGAAGCATGGTCTTCCGTTATATTCACATCCCAATCAACGCTATTCCCAACTTGCTCAAATTAGCCAGGCTCCTGCGGCTTTTGAGTTTCCCCGTCAGGAATTACCTTCGCATTTTCATTTTACAGGTCCTTACCATTCCGCTAGTAGTCGTCAGCCTGTGAGTTTTCCCTATGAGAAGTTAACAGGAAAGCCGTTAATTTATGCTTCGATGGGAACATTACAAAATCGCTTGCTAGGTGTATTTGAGGATATTGCGACAGCTTGTGCAGATTTTGATGTGCAATTAGTAATTTCTCTGGGTGGAGCAACAAAACTGGAATCCTTACCAACTTTAAAGGGAAGTCCCTTAGTTGTTGAGTATGCCCCTCAGTTAGAGATTCTCCAAAAGTCAGCTTTGATGATTACCCATGCGGGTATGAATACATCAATGGAATGTTTAATGAACGGTGTACCTATGGTTGCGATTCCTGTAGCTAATGATCAACCTGGTGTGGCGGCGCGGATCGTTTGGTCGGGTTGTGGTGAGGCAATACCTCTCAAGAAATTAAATGTGTCTCGATTAAAAACCGCTATTCAAAAGGTATTAACGGAAGATTCCTATAAGGAGAATGCAGTACGATTGCAACGGGAGATCGCTGAGTCAGGAGGCGTAAAGAGCGCGGCTGATATCATTGAGCAAGCTGTGTCTACAGGTAAGCCTGTTTTGGCTTAG
- a CDS encoding Mrp/NBP35 family ATP-binding protein, whose product MADLHDLQAIKDVLTPIIDPDRQKSIIELDMVRDIAIKSNGVVSFTLLLNDPNSPKRDPLIQECKNAIKAIATVTDVWVKVIANSPAIATPAAPTNALQGIEGVKHIIAISSGKGGVGKTSISVNIAVALADMGAKVGLLDADIYGPNVPLMLGVEAAQVKVVKAENGTDVVEPAFNYGVKTISMAFLIAKDQPVVWRGPMLNGVIRQFLYQANWGELDYLIVDMPPGTGDAQLTLTQSVPLAGAVIVTTPQTVSLLDSRKGLRMFQNMGIPVLGIIENMSYFIPPDMPDKQYDIFGSGGGKKASDELGVELLGCVPLEISLREGGDRGVPIVLGHPESASAKALKEIAKAIATKVQAS is encoded by the coding sequence ATGGCTGATTTACATGATTTGCAAGCGATAAAGGACGTATTAACACCAATTATCGATCCCGATCGCCAAAAAAGCATTATCGAACTGGATATGGTGAGAGATATCGCCATTAAGTCCAATGGGGTGGTCAGCTTTACACTTTTGTTAAATGATCCCAATAGCCCCAAGCGCGATCCGTTAATCCAAGAATGTAAAAATGCCATTAAGGCGATCGCGACAGTTACCGATGTTTGGGTAAAGGTGATTGCCAATAGCCCTGCGATCGCCACCCCAGCAGCTCCAACTAATGCCTTACAAGGTATCGAAGGCGTAAAACATATTATTGCCATCTCCAGTGGTAAAGGTGGCGTAGGTAAAACCTCGATATCCGTAAATATTGCCGTAGCTCTTGCCGATATGGGTGCAAAGGTGGGGCTACTTGATGCGGATATTTATGGTCCTAATGTACCGCTAATGCTTGGTGTCGAAGCTGCTCAGGTGAAGGTAGTGAAAGCTGAGAATGGTACTGATGTTGTGGAACCAGCCTTTAACTATGGCGTGAAAACGATTTCGATGGCATTTTTGATTGCCAAGGATCAGCCTGTAGTTTGGCGGGGACCGATGCTTAATGGTGTGATTCGGCAGTTTCTTTATCAGGCAAACTGGGGCGAACTCGATTATTTAATTGTGGATATGCCCCCTGGCACTGGAGACGCACAGCTAACCCTCACGCAATCTGTACCATTGGCGGGAGCCGTGATTGTAACCACACCCCAAACTGTATCCCTTTTAGATTCTCGCAAGGGTTTAAGGATGTTCCAAAATATGGGCATCCCCGTTTTAGGCATTATCGAGAATATGAGCTATTTCATTCCTCCCGATATGCCCGATAAACAGTACGACATTTTCGGCTCAGGTGGTGGCAAGAAGGCTTCCGATGAGCTTGGTGTAGAGTTGCTCGGTTGTGTGCCTCTAGAAATCAGTCTGCGCGAAGGCGGCGATCGCGGTGTGCCAATTGTCTTAGGTCATCCTGAGTCTGCATCTGCTAAAGCTTTAAAGGAGATTGCTAAGGCGATCGCCACTAAGGTACAAGCCTCATAA
- a CDS encoding STAS domain-containing protein yields the protein MSNEVKVIQPSGRLDVTTAADFRRQVNDIASATSSPKYLLVDLQEITFMDSSGLGALVSALKSIRNSNGEMVICGANDQVQMLFELTSMTKIFKIYPTIDDFNATLS from the coding sequence ATGAGTAATGAAGTAAAAGTTATCCAACCTTCAGGAAGACTTGATGTCACGACTGCGGCTGATTTTCGTCGTCAAGTCAATGATATTGCGTCAGCTACAAGTTCTCCTAAATACTTACTAGTTGATCTCCAAGAGATCACTTTTATGGATAGTTCGGGACTAGGCGCTCTAGTTTCGGCTCTAAAGTCAATTCGTAACAGTAATGGTGAAATGGTAATTTGTGGTGCTAATGATCAAGTGCAAATGCTATTTGAACTTACTAGTATGACTAAGATTTTTAAAATTTATCCAACCATTGATGATTTCAATGCAACCTTAAGCTAG
- a CDS encoding 30S ribosomal protein S1, whose product MVNRTKTATTNVGFTHEDFAKLLDKYDYHFSPGDIVAGTVFSIEPRGALIDIGAKTAAYIPIQEMSINRVDQPEEVLQNNETREFFILADENEEGQLTLSIRRIEYMRAWERVRQLQAEDATVRSLIFATNRGGALVRIEGLRGFIPGSHISTRKPKEELVGEELPLKFLEVDEDRNRLVLSHRRALVERKMNKLEVGEVVIGVVRGIKPYGAFIDIGGVSGLLHISEISHEHIETPHNVFNVNDEVKVMIIDLDAERGRISLSTKQLEAEPGDMVKDPQLVYAKAEEMAAKYREQLNAPPAVMEIPLPPVDDDYEVPDAMEEPEIPEEVVAEAVEEATAEV is encoded by the coding sequence ATGGTCAATCGGACAAAAACTGCTACCACCAATGTCGGCTTTACACATGAAGATTTTGCCAAACTCTTAGATAAGTACGATTATCATTTTAGCCCCGGCGACATTGTTGCAGGTACGGTATTTAGCATTGAGCCTAGGGGCGCACTTATTGACATTGGCGCAAAAACAGCAGCGTACATCCCTATTCAGGAGATGTCGATCAACCGAGTTGACCAGCCTGAAGAAGTTTTGCAGAACAATGAAACCCGTGAGTTTTTCATTCTCGCTGACGAAAACGAAGAAGGTCAATTAACCCTCTCCATTCGCCGCATCGAGTACATGAGAGCATGGGAACGTGTCCGTCAGTTGCAAGCAGAAGACGCAACTGTGCGATCGCTCATTTTCGCAACCAACCGTGGTGGTGCTCTGGTCAGAATCGAAGGTCTACGTGGATTTATCCCTGGATCTCATATCAGCACCCGCAAACCTAAGGAAGAATTGGTTGGCGAAGAATTGCCACTCAAGTTCTTAGAAGTGGATGAAGACCGTAACCGTCTCGTCCTCAGCCATCGCCGTGCCCTCGTCGAGCGCAAGATGAACAAGCTCGAAGTTGGCGAAGTTGTCATCGGCGTAGTCCGTGGTATCAAGCCCTACGGTGCATTCATCGATATCGGTGGTGTCAGTGGCTTGTTACACATTTCCGAAATCTCCCACGAGCATATCGAAACCCCTCATAACGTCTTCAACGTCAATGACGAAGTGAAGGTCATGATCATCGATCTCGATGCAGAGCGTGGACGAATTTCTCTCTCGACCAAGCAGCTCGAAGCTGAACCTGGTGATATGGTCAAAGACCCTCAACTGGTTTACGCTAAGGCAGAAGAAATGGCTGCAAAGTATCGCGAACAGCTAAATGCACCTCCTGCGGTAATGGAAATTCCTTTGCCACCAGTAGATGATGACTATGAAGTTCCTGATGCTATGGAAGAGCCTGAAATTCCTGAAGAAGTAGTTGCTGAGGCAGTAGAAGAAGCTACGGCTGAAGTTTAA
- a CDS encoding 16S rRNA (cytosine(967)-C(5))-methyltransferase yields the protein MTSKNSRQIALEALRLIQRRKAYADVALDFTLSRARQNNIILPESDRRLITELVYGCTRRQKTLQAVLQNFSQKPTTKLPPDLLIILQIGVYQLCFLDRIKPSAIVHTTVELAKENNLTGLSGFTNGIMRSILRAKEKEDILANISDPASFYSYPEWLIELWQKEFGQEAIANICNWFNQTPHLDLRVNLLHATRDQVLAAFTEAKIPAEPIPHLPDGIRVGQGAGDVSQLPKFKEGWWSVQDASAQLVTYLLDPQPNEIIIDACAAPGGKTTHISDRLKNTGKVYALDRLANRLKKVDQNTARLGITNVETLEIDAREFDAEKVIGSKCDRILLDVPCSGLGTLHRHADARWRQTPDEPYKLAKTQSEILECATQWVKPEGVIVYSTCTIHPAENEEVITQFLTNHPDWQIVPPSVDNPAAHFASDRGWVKVLPHEHDMDGFFMVKLQKS from the coding sequence ATGACGAGTAAGAATTCTCGACAGATTGCTTTAGAAGCTCTCCGCCTCATTCAAAGACGCAAGGCATATGCTGATGTTGCGCTGGACTTTACGCTTTCACGTGCGCGACAGAATAACATAATTCTCCCAGAAAGCGATCGCCGTCTGATCACTGAGTTAGTTTATGGATGTACGCGCCGCCAAAAAACCCTGCAAGCGGTTTTGCAAAACTTCTCACAAAAACCAACCACAAAATTACCACCAGATCTATTAATAATTCTACAGATAGGTGTGTACCAGCTATGTTTTCTCGATCGCATTAAGCCCTCAGCCATTGTGCATACGACGGTGGAGTTAGCTAAAGAAAATAATTTAACGGGATTATCTGGCTTTACCAATGGCATTATGCGATCCATACTCCGAGCCAAAGAGAAGGAAGATATCCTCGCGAATATTAGCGATCCCGCCAGCTTTTATAGTTACCCTGAATGGCTAATCGAGCTATGGCAAAAAGAATTTGGTCAAGAAGCGATCGCAAATATTTGTAATTGGTTTAATCAAACGCCCCATCTTGATTTGCGGGTAAATCTGCTCCATGCGACAAGGGATCAAGTCCTAGCAGCCTTTACCGAAGCAAAAATTCCTGCCGAGCCGATTCCCCACCTTCCCGATGGTATCCGTGTGGGGCAAGGGGCAGGAGATGTGAGTCAATTGCCTAAATTTAAAGAGGGTTGGTGGTCGGTTCAGGATGCTAGCGCTCAGTTAGTTACCTATCTATTAGATCCACAACCAAATGAGATCATTATTGATGCCTGTGCTGCCCCCGGAGGTAAAACTACGCATATTAGTGATCGCCTCAAAAATACGGGCAAAGTTTATGCCCTTGATCGCCTAGCTAATCGCCTCAAAAAAGTTGATCAAAATACCGCACGTCTGGGGATCACTAATGTGGAAACCCTTGAGATCGATGCCCGTGAGTTTGATGCGGAAAAAGTAATCGGGTCAAAATGCGATCGCATCTTATTAGATGTACCTTGCTCTGGCTTAGGCACATTACACCGTCACGCCGATGCCCGTTGGCGACAAACTCCTGACGAACCCTATAAATTAGCGAAAACTCAATCGGAAATTCTCGAATGTGCTACCCAATGGGTGAAACCCGAAGGCGTAATCGTCTACAGCACTTGTACGATTCATCCTGCTGAAAACGAAGAAGTAATTACCCAGTTTTTAACTAATCATCCCGATTGGCAAATTGTGCCACCAAGTGTCGATAATCCTGCGGCACATTTTGCAAGCGATCGCGGCTGGGTAAAAGTCCTGCCCCATGAACATGATATGGATGGCTTTTTCATGGTGAAGTTGCAAAAAAGTTAA
- the mraY gene encoding phospho-N-acetylmuramoyl-pentapeptide-transferase: MVDTGVRVRRAKFPSGSSLALGLAIGLISLIVGVDLFLHPNISSSLLLPFTFGGGGVAFLGTFAVPALRRLKAGQIIREDGPQAHLKKQGTPTMGGIFIIPVGILLGLVWSGFNDKVIACSLLTLSFAFIGWLDDWKILRRHSNKGLSPRAKLLLQAGFAACFCAWLGFTQNWQTIATINLPLHFVLPLGLLFFPLALFVFLGSSNATNLTDGLDGLAGGTGAIALFGMGLLLFPTNKELAIFCMCLSGSYLGFLWHNRYPAKVFMGDTGSLALGGALASTAILGNLLWAFLIVGAIFIWESISVIAQVSYYKATKDETGMGKRLFRMAPFHHHLELSGWHELHVVRAFYLTGGFLVGAALVISKL; the protein is encoded by the coding sequence ATGGTTGATACTGGTGTAAGAGTTAGGAGAGCAAAATTCCCGTCAGGGAGTAGCCTAGCACTTGGGTTAGCAATCGGTTTAATAAGTTTAATTGTTGGTGTCGATCTTTTCCTGCATCCAAATATAAGTTCTAGCCTGTTATTACCCTTTACCTTTGGTGGTGGCGGTGTCGCATTTTTAGGGACTTTTGCTGTACCTGCTTTACGTCGCCTTAAGGCTGGTCAGATCATCCGTGAAGATGGACCGCAAGCTCACCTCAAAAAACAAGGTACGCCGACGATGGGGGGGATATTCATTATACCTGTCGGGATCTTATTAGGTTTAGTTTGGTCTGGCTTTAACGACAAAGTAATTGCTTGCAGTTTACTCACCCTTTCCTTTGCATTTATCGGCTGGCTTGATGACTGGAAAATCCTGCGTCGTCACTCCAATAAAGGTTTATCACCTCGTGCCAAGTTACTATTACAAGCTGGATTTGCAGCTTGCTTCTGTGCTTGGTTAGGTTTCACCCAAAATTGGCAGACGATCGCGACGATTAATTTGCCATTGCATTTTGTGCTACCCCTTGGATTACTGTTCTTTCCCCTTGCGCTGTTTGTCTTCCTCGGCAGCAGCAACGCCACTAACCTCACCGATGGTTTAGATGGCTTAGCAGGTGGTACTGGCGCGATCGCTTTGTTTGGGATGGGACTATTACTATTCCCTACTAACAAAGAACTTGCCATATTCTGTATGTGTCTCAGTGGTAGCTACCTAGGTTTCCTCTGGCACAATCGCTATCCTGCCAAGGTATTCATGGGGGATACGGGATCACTCGCACTAGGAGGCGCATTAGCATCTACCGCAATTCTCGGTAATTTGCTCTGGGCTTTTCTAATCGTTGGCGCAATTTTTATCTGGGAATCAATCTCGGTAATTGCACAGGTTTCCTACTACAAGGCAACCAAGGATGAAACGGGGATGGGTAAACGCTTATTTAGAATGGCTCCTTTTCACCATCACTTAGAACTAAGTGGATGGCATGAGTTACACGTAGTCAGAGCTTTTTATCTGACAGGCGGGTTTCTCGTAGGAGCTGCTCTTGTAATTAGCAAACTTTAA
- a CDS encoding AAA-like domain-containing protein — translation MDKKKVLLLSANPSNTDRLRVEAEFREIEECCQKSSLRDRFAIVAKGAVRIDDLQPILLQEVPRVVHFSGHGAAENGLVLENDAGDWQLAPTEALAELFRILQNGIDCVVLNACFSQVQAEAIARYVPYVLGMNQAIGDVAAIEFAKGFYGALFEGKSVKDAFDLGKNLIALKNIPEAQTPVLLERSYESQVLPRVNLAIEEPEGAVRIGSQFYIPRSPQEEQAFKAIAMPHALIRLKSPDRMGKSSLLVRVLEEARRLGNRTTWLDLQKCDRRFFENMDRFLQWFCAVIGRDFGVKAKPTDDWDEMFGANGNCEEFFERYLLNDDDDRPLVIAIENLDRIFLHEAIEVDFCGLLRGWHEQGKHDRTWGKLRLVLAYSMESFTTKDINQSPFNVGTPIDLDEFTTTQVHELAELHGLSASQIEPIAELIGGHPYLVRLAFYNLASGANSLEQIIQSASTEVGLFGKHLTTRLAKVERDGHLTEVLRSLVNSPQPIRFDLATTAKLDGMGLILRTETGVIIRNELYRRYFQNCLSN, via the coding sequence GTGGATAAGAAAAAAGTACTGCTACTGTCTGCAAATCCATCGAATACCGATCGCCTGAGAGTGGAGGCAGAATTTCGGGAAATCGAAGAATGTTGTCAGAAGTCGAGTTTGCGCGATCGCTTTGCCATTGTCGCGAAGGGCGCAGTACGCATTGATGACCTACAGCCAATCTTGCTTCAGGAAGTGCCTCGCGTAGTACATTTCTCAGGACATGGGGCAGCCGAAAATGGTCTGGTTTTAGAAAATGATGCAGGAGATTGGCAACTTGCGCCGACGGAGGCTTTAGCAGAATTATTTCGGATTTTGCAAAATGGGATCGATTGCGTGGTGCTAAATGCTTGTTTCTCACAGGTGCAAGCGGAGGCGATCGCCCGTTATGTGCCCTATGTATTGGGGATGAATCAGGCGATTGGCGATGTGGCGGCGATCGAATTTGCTAAAGGCTTCTATGGGGCTTTGTTTGAAGGGAAATCAGTTAAGGATGCCTTTGATTTAGGTAAAAATCTTATTGCCTTAAAAAATATTCCTGAAGCCCAAACGCCTGTGTTGTTAGAACGCAGTTATGAAAGTCAGGTGTTACCGAGGGTGAATCTAGCGATTGAAGAACCTGAAGGGGCGGTAAGGATTGGCTCACAATTTTATATTCCCCGATCGCCCCAAGAAGAACAAGCCTTTAAAGCGATCGCCATGCCCCATGCCCTAATCCGCTTGAAATCTCCCGATCGCATGGGTAAGTCTTCGCTATTGGTAAGAGTCTTGGAAGAAGCGCGGCGGCTGGGCAATCGCACCACATGGCTAGATTTACAAAAGTGCGATCGCCGATTTTTTGAAAATATGGATCGCTTTTTGCAGTGGTTTTGTGCGGTGATTGGGCGCGATTTTGGGGTGAAGGCGAAACCGACCGACGATTGGGATGAGATGTTTGGCGCAAATGGTAACTGTGAGGAGTTTTTTGAAAGATATTTATTAAATGATGATGACGATCGCCCTTTAGTAATTGCGATCGAAAATCTGGATCGCATATTTTTGCATGAAGCGATCGAGGTGGATTTTTGCGGTTTGTTGCGCGGTTGGCATGAGCAGGGCAAGCACGATCGCACATGGGGCAAATTGCGGCTAGTGCTTGCCTATTCAATGGAATCTTTTACGACTAAAGACATTAATCAATCACCATTTAATGTCGGTACGCCCATTGATTTGGATGAATTTACAACTACGCAAGTTCATGAGCTTGCAGAACTGCATGGTTTATCAGCATCTCAAATAGAACCGATCGCTGAATTGATTGGTGGACATCCCTATCTAGTGCGACTCGCTTTCTATAATTTAGCTAGTGGCGCAAATTCCCTTGAGCAGATTATCCAAAGTGCATCAACAGAAGTAGGGCTATTTGGGAAACATCTCACCACTCGTTTAGCGAAGGTGGAAAGAGATGGTCATCTTACGGAAGTTTTGAGATCGCTGGTTAATTCACCGCAACCGATCCGTTTTGATCTGGCGACTACGGCAAAATTAGATGGGATGGGTTTAATATTACGCACAGAAACAGGTGTGATTATTCGCAATGAATTATATCGTCGTTATTTTCAGAACTGCTTAAGCAATTAA
- a CDS encoding type I restriction enzyme HsdR N-terminal domain-containing protein, protein MPKTLQATEIDLAKLEELFAIAQSSDAEFFDEWRGDLPKLTENEQLSLDDLKTDYLHLSKHSLLEPLVKMVVLAPILKLAGFYRDPFYLKAEQVVNILSQDQDILIQGRIDILVFKPPFWIVVIEAKRAAYSVEVGIPQALTYMMANPHPDRPVFGLVTNGSEFIFLKLQHQDSLKYAESDLFSIKRSNDLYTVVSILKHLAQLAI, encoded by the coding sequence ATGCCTAAGACCTTACAAGCAACGGAAATTGATTTGGCAAAACTAGAGGAGCTTTTTGCGATCGCGCAGTCGAGTGATGCTGAGTTTTTTGATGAATGGCGTGGTGACTTACCTAAACTGACCGAGAACGAACAGTTATCCCTTGATGATCTGAAAACGGATTATCTACATCTATCGAAACACTCACTATTGGAACCACTTGTAAAAATGGTGGTGCTAGCGCCAATTTTGAAATTAGCAGGTTTCTATCGCGATCCCTTTTATCTCAAAGCCGAGCAGGTAGTAAATATTCTCTCGCAGGATCAAGATATTCTCATTCAAGGACGCATCGATATTTTGGTGTTTAAGCCACCTTTTTGGATAGTAGTGATTGAGGCGAAGAGAGCGGCTTATTCTGTAGAAGTTGGCATTCCCCAAGCATTGACCTACATGATGGCAAATCCCCATCCCGATCGCCCTGTTTTTGGACTTGTCACAAATGGCAGTGAGTTTATCTTTCTCAAACTTCAGCATCAAGACAGTCTAAAATATGCCGAGTCAGATTTGTTTTCGATTAAGCGTAGCAATGATTTATATACAGTTGTTAGTATTTTGAAACATCTTGCTCAGTTAGCAATTTAG
- a CDS encoding Uma2 family endonuclease produces MVLATHVIKSAIPPEYPSSDGEPVAETYDHFYAIAVLLEILRQYLTGRQATVLGNQFLYYAQGFPRMRVAPDVMVIFDVAAGGRDNYKIWEEGQVPTVIFEITSKSTQITDIGFKRDLYAQMGVQEYWLFDPKNEWLEQQLQGYRLKGEQYEPIIDGQSLVLGLQLSIEDKKIALHRLDNGEKLPFPSELAEQVNQERQAKLEAEQAKLQAEQAKQELEVLLQRYRDRYGELE; encoded by the coding sequence ATGGTACTTGCAACACACGTCATCAAATCAGCTATCCCTCCCGAATATCCCTCTAGCGATGGTGAGCCTGTGGCAGAAACCTACGACCATTTTTATGCGATCGCTGTACTGTTGGAAATACTGCGGCAATATTTAACAGGCAGACAAGCGACGGTTTTGGGCAATCAGTTTCTTTACTACGCCCAAGGATTCCCCAGAATGCGTGTAGCTCCCGATGTAATGGTGATTTTTGATGTGGCGGCTGGCGGTCGGGACAATTACAAAATTTGGGAAGAGGGACAAGTACCTACGGTGATTTTTGAAATTACCTCCAAAAGTACGCAGATTACGGATATTGGCTTTAAGCGCGATCTCTATGCTCAGATGGGTGTGCAGGAATATTGGCTATTTGACCCAAAAAATGAATGGTTAGAGCAACAATTGCAAGGTTATCGCCTCAAGGGTGAACAATATGAGCCGATTATCGACGGACAGAGTTTAGTTTTAGGGTTGCAGCTATCGATTGAGGACAAAAAAATTGCCTTGCACCGTCTGGACAATGGCGAAAAGTTACCCTTTCCTTCTGAGCTTGCGGAACAAGTAAATCAAGAGCGTCAAGCTAAATTAGAAGCTGAACAGGCAAAGTTGCAAGCTGAACAAGCTAAACAAGAACTTGAGGTATTGTTGCAACGCTACCGTGATCGCTATGGAGAATTAGAATAA